The Methanobrevibacter oralis genomic sequence TCTGATTTCACCCTAAATTCTAAAATTTGGATTATTTTTTACTAATTTAGCTATTTTATTCTTTAAAACTAATATTTTTTTTAAAAACTAATTTTTATTTTTATAATATTAATTTTAACTATATAATTTAATTTAAAACAGATTTTAGGGATATTTTTTATTTTAACAAATTAATATTTATTAGAAAATGATAAAGTTCTAAATAATTAAATAAAATTTTTTTAAACATATTAAAAATATAATTGAGAGTTTTAAATGTTTTTAGAATAGATCAGGTCTTAAATTTTATTTTTACCAATTCTGAATATTTGTCAATTTCAATAGTTTAATTAATATTTTAAATATAATGATTTTATATTTTTTTATTTTTAAAGTAAGAACTAATAAACTAACTAACAAAAACAAACAACTCTATAGAAATATATTTCCACGCAACAATTATTAAATCAGAAAGAAAGAGATTTAGAATAAAAATAGGCATATTCAATCAGATTGTCCATTGAAAAATGGCTGGAATGAAAAAACCAAAATTTCAACTAACAAATTAACAGACCAAATTCTGAAGTTATTTATAATAATTTTAACTAAAATTAATATTAACGTGAGGTGTTTTCATGGAGTTTAATAAAACGAATTATGTTATTCTAGTTACTACAATAGCTTCATTTATAGTGGCATATATATCTGTTGTTCCTGCTGTTGCATTGCCTGCAATGGCTAGTTATTTTGAATTAAGTAATATTCTACAAAATTGGGTTATTAATTCATTTTTATTCTCAGTAGCTATTTTTGCGGTTCCTACAGGAAATCTTGCAGGTAAATGGGGGATTAAAAAATCATTTCAAATAGGTTCTATAATATTTTTAATAGGTTCTGTAATCACTCCTCTTGCTTTCTCTCCAATTTTTCTTATTTTATTTAGAGTTTTACAAGGTTTTGGAGCAGCCATGATTTATAATACTGTGATGAATCTTGTAACCATGGCGGTTCCAGAAAATGAAAGAGGTCATGCAATTGGTATTGTAGTAGCAGGAGTGTATATTGGGTTAGGTATTGCTCCAGTTCTTGGAGGTATTTTAACATATAATTTAGGTTGGCAATGTATTTTTTATTTTTCAATTCCATTTATTGTACTTTATATTCTTTTATGCTATATTAAAGTTAAAGATGAATGGAAAGTTGGTGAGGGCAATAAATTTGATATTAAAGGTGCATTAATTTGGATTGTGTCCATTTTTTTATTTGTTTATGGTTTTACAATAATTAATCAAAGTATTGGATTAATAATGGCTATTTTGGGGCTTATTTTTCTTAGTATTTTTGTATATGTTGAGTCAAAAGCTAAATATCCAGTATATAATGTAAGGGTTTTTAAAAATAAAGTTTTCGCTTTTTCAAATATTGCTTCAGTAGTTAGTTATATTGCAACTTACTTTATAATTTATATTTTAAATTATCATTTACAGTACATTAAGGGTTGGGATCCACAAATAACTGGATTATTTTTAATTATAACTCCAGTTGTACAAACTATTATATCTCCATTTTCAGGTCGTCTTTCAGATAGGTATAATCCTCAAAAACTTGCTGCTTTTGGTATGCTTTTTGTAACAATTGCATTATTTATACTAGTTTTCTTAAACAAGTCAACTTCGTTATATGTCATTGCACTTGCCATGATTTTACAGGGTCTTGGTTATGGAATATTTTCATCTCCAAATACAAATATTATTATGAGTTCTGTAAAATTAGAGGATACTCCTGTTGCTTCTGTATCTGTTACTGTTATGAGAGTTGTTGGTCAAACAATGAGTCTTGCAATGCTTACAATTATATTTGCAGTGATAATGGGCAATGTTCCAATTATCCCAAAATATTATCATCTTTTAACATCAAGTTGTAATTTAACTTGTATTATTGGAACTATATTGGGTATTATTTCAATCATGGCATGTTTAGTTGGTATAAAAAATAAAACAGCCGATATTGAATAATACTTTTAATTTTTTTGAAAATGAAAAAATCCACACATATTAAAAAATAGAATATAAACTTTTATAGGGTTATTATTAGATGTAATCTTGAAATCAGAGTTTGAATAAAATAAATTAATTTTTTGATTTTATAATAAATTTTTGTGAGTATCTGGCAAATATATATATCGTTAAAGTAAAATATATTCGTGATAAGTAATTAAATACTATAAAGTGAGGTTTAATAATGGTTGTTAAAATTAATGAAAACTATCTTAAATTAAAAAGCAGCTATCTTTTTGTTGAAGTTGCTCGAAGAGAAGCTGAATTTATAAAAGCTAATCCTGATGCTAATATTATTAAAATGGGAATTGGGGATGTAACAAAACCTTTAGTACCTGCTGTTGTAGATGCTTTTAGTGAAGCTGTAAGTGAAATGGGGGATGCAGGTACTTTTAAAGGTTATGGTCCAGAACAAGGTTACGATTTTTTAGCTGAAACTATAATTGAAAATGATTATAAAAAAAGAGGAATATCCTTTGATTTAGATGAAGTATTCATCAGTGATGGAGCTAAATGTGATACTGGTAATATTCAAGAAATTTTTGGATTAACTAATAAAATCGCAGTAACTGATCCTGTATATACAGTATATGTTGATACTAATGTAATGGCTGGTAGAACCGGTGAGATGAGTGGTGATGGGATGTATGAAGGTTTAACCTATCTTAAATGTAATGCTGAAAACGATTTTATACCGGAACTTCCATCAAATCCAGTAGATATAATTTATTTATGTTATCCAAATAATCCAACAGGAACTGCTCTTACAAAAGATCAATTAAAAGTATTTGTTGATTATGCAAAAGAAAATAAAGCTATTATTTTATTTGATGCAGCATATGAGGCATTTATAAATGAAGCTAATGTTCCACATTCTATTTATGAAATTGAAGGAGCAAAAGAAGTAGCTATTGAATTTAAGAGTTTTTCAAAAACTGCAGGCTTTACAGGAACTAGGTGTGCATACACTATTGTTCCAAAAGAATTAATGGCATATGATAGTGAAGGTAATGCTATTGAAGTAAACCCGTTGTGGAATAGAAGGCAAACTACTAAATTTAATGGAGTATCATACCCTGTTCAAAAAGCAGCAGCTGCAACATTCTCAAAAGAAGGTAAAAAACAAATTCAAGAAATAATTGATTATTATATGGAAAATGCAAAAATTATTCGTGAAAGTTTATGTGATTTGGGTTTAGAAGTTTGTGGTGGAGTAAATTCGCCTTATATTTGGGTAAAAACCCCAAATAACATGGATTCTTGGGAATTCTTTGATTTATTGTTAAATGAAGCTAATGTTGTTGGAACTCCAGGTTCTGGATTTGGTCCAAGTGGTGAAGGTTATTTAAGACTTACTGCATTTAATACTTTAGAAAACACGACTGAAGCAATGGATAGAATTTCAAAATTAAATATTTAGGTGTTTTAATTGATTAAAGAAGAAAGCATAAATATTGAAAATGGTGATACATTTCACGAAGTTTTATCTAAATTTGGAGCATTAGCTTTAGATAAACAAGAAAACTTATCAGAATTAATTGGAAATAATCAAGGTGTGTTAGATATTGAAAAAGGATGTATAAACTTTGAAAATATTGAAATGCCTGTTCAAATCTTAGGTTATTATGTTGACTCAGCAAAACAATGGTCTTGGGCATGGGATAATGATATTGGATTTGATGATTCTTTAATTAAAGCAGCTATTCAAATGAAAGCTATTGGAGATGAATTTTTCATACCAGAGTTTAATTTAGCCGTAATGAGAGCTAACTTTGATGATTGTCACACTTTAGCTATGAGTGCAGTTTCTCTTCTAGATTATGATGGATATTATGCAGTTAATGAAGATGGAATAGACATATTTGTAGCTCTTCAATCTGATTTAATTAAAGAAAATAATTCTGTTGAGAAATTTAGAGATACTTATTACACTTTCCAAAAGAATTTTGATATAAATGCAAAATTAGCTTTTAAAAGTTATACAATACTTAAAAATTATATTTTTAAATCTCACGATGATTTTGACGTAGCTAAAATCGATGAAAGTCGTATTATTGTAGGTTACAGTGAAAGAGGCCATGTAACACATATTCAAATGTTTTTAGAGGATTAATAATATGAATCCTGATTTGGCAGAAGAAATTAACTACTTATCTGATTTACTCGCTAAATCCGGGTTTTTTAGCGAAGATGAAATCTTAGAAATATTAGAAGAGCAATTTATTGAGGAAAATGTTGATTTTTCTCAATTTAATGTTTCATTAAATAATTTTGATAATATTAATTTTAACAAACTCAAAAATGCTTTTAAAAACTTGGCTTTGGATAAAATAATTGCAATACACAATTGTGGCTTTGATATTGCTGAGGGAGTAAGTGATGCTTTTGAACTTTATGCACATTTGCTAAATAATGAATATGAAGTTGATGGCTTTTGCTTTTATACTTTTGAAGATGTTGAAGAAGCCATTTTTAGTGAAA encodes the following:
- a CDS encoding DUF6882 domain-containing protein; amino-acid sequence: MIKEESINIENGDTFHEVLSKFGALALDKQENLSELIGNNQGVLDIEKGCINFENIEMPVQILGYYVDSAKQWSWAWDNDIGFDDSLIKAAIQMKAIGDEFFIPEFNLAVMRANFDDCHTLAMSAVSLLDYDGYYAVNEDGIDIFVALQSDLIKENNSVEKFRDTYYTFQKNFDINAKLAFKSYTILKNYIFKSHDDFDVAKIDESRIIVGYSERGHVTHIQMFLED
- a CDS encoding DUF6891 domain-containing protein, whose translation is MNPDLAEEINYLSDLLAKSGFFSEDEILEILEEQFIEENVDFSQFNVSLNNFDNINFNKLKNAFKNLALDKIIAIHNCGFDIAEGVSDAFELYAHLLNNEYEVDGFCFYTFEDVEEAIFSEKLKITFGDFKNDETKALTIGKKVANVLSQEGFNLNWNESINSQIEIYEFKWDKSFDGDVYEMEGAFKVFSEAFK
- a CDS encoding LL-diaminopimelate aminotransferase, producing MVVKINENYLKLKSSYLFVEVARREAEFIKANPDANIIKMGIGDVTKPLVPAVVDAFSEAVSEMGDAGTFKGYGPEQGYDFLAETIIENDYKKRGISFDLDEVFISDGAKCDTGNIQEIFGLTNKIAVTDPVYTVYVDTNVMAGRTGEMSGDGMYEGLTYLKCNAENDFIPELPSNPVDIIYLCYPNNPTGTALTKDQLKVFVDYAKENKAIILFDAAYEAFINEANVPHSIYEIEGAKEVAIEFKSFSKTAGFTGTRCAYTIVPKELMAYDSEGNAIEVNPLWNRRQTTKFNGVSYPVQKAAAATFSKEGKKQIQEIIDYYMENAKIIRESLCDLGLEVCGGVNSPYIWVKTPNNMDSWEFFDLLLNEANVVGTPGSGFGPSGEGYLRLTAFNTLENTTEAMDRISKLNI
- a CDS encoding MFS transporter; its protein translation is MEFNKTNYVILVTTIASFIVAYISVVPAVALPAMASYFELSNILQNWVINSFLFSVAIFAVPTGNLAGKWGIKKSFQIGSIIFLIGSVITPLAFSPIFLILFRVLQGFGAAMIYNTVMNLVTMAVPENERGHAIGIVVAGVYIGLGIAPVLGGILTYNLGWQCIFYFSIPFIVLYILLCYIKVKDEWKVGEGNKFDIKGALIWIVSIFLFVYGFTIINQSIGLIMAILGLIFLSIFVYVESKAKYPVYNVRVFKNKVFAFSNIASVVSYIATYFIIYILNYHLQYIKGWDPQITGLFLIITPVVQTIISPFSGRLSDRYNPQKLAAFGMLFVTIALFILVFLNKSTSLYVIALAMILQGLGYGIFSSPNTNIIMSSVKLEDTPVASVSVTVMRVVGQTMSLAMLTIIFAVIMGNVPIIPKYYHLLTSSCNLTCIIGTILGIISIMACLVGIKNKTADIE